The genomic window cgatgtgatgagtactgcgcaaaaaattttgggaactaaacaggccctaagccTGCAAAAGATAGACAGCACTTAGGGCCAGTTTagatgccaaaatttttggcaaaacgctactgtagcgttttcgttgttatttggcaattagtgtccaatcatagtctaattaggcttaaaagattcgtctcgtggatttcgtctaaactgtgtaattagttttattttttatttatatttaatgtttcatgcatgcgtccaaagattcgatgcgacgaaaaatcttgaaaaatttgataTTTTGggggtgcaactaaacagggccttagttcaTGCCCAGAACATCATAAAACATAAGTTTTGAATGCTGCATGTTGAacatgggtcatgctctatgacaAACTGACAATTCTGCCACAGCCATTAAGTAATGCTACTACTGAAGATGCCATGAATCATTAAGTTAATCAATGCAAGGCACATTTTGGGCTGGTATACTTTTGTCTGCCAAAGTGCCAAGTAGTATTCTCTTTTTGCTAAACATGACAACTTTGATTATCCCCAGGTATCAGAAAAATCACTATTTCTCATGTAAGACATTAGCATCATACTCCAAACATCTATCCATCATAAAAGTAGACCAAAAGTAGACTCTGAAGACATTTGGCTGACATTACCTTAGACTATCTTCAACAACaatacccaaaatacaagacccatttgacctttgggtagcgctacaggcaaatggTTCAATACCCAAAATTCAATACCCATTTGACACGATGCGACCGCGCCGGCCACCAGAGGCTCGTGCTGGCCCGTCAGTCGGGCCGACCTTCAACTACGGTACAACCGCCTACACCAAGCAACAACACGGGACGGCGGGGCGCGCTGGAGCGAGCTGCAGCGACGCGTGGCAGTCCACGGCGGTGGCGCACCCGCTCCGCTGAGCTAGGGCCGCTCCAGACCTAATTGGCTAGCGAGTGAGGACCAGGATgaggtgacggttggggtggaggatgacGGAGGAGGGGTGGCCACGTGCGGCCAAGCCGTGCGGCGGCGCACCGCAATGGCAGGGTCACGTCAGCGGCGACGGAGAGGCGGTAGTGGTTCCTCTGgcgtgcgcaaggtggagagggagacaAGGCGAAGCTAGTAGTGCGGGTGAATTAGTTCGGGGTGGCTGCAGGAGGGCTGCCATCGGCACTTGCCGATCACGGTCTTATCGACCCGGCGACGgggaaagctccaaattggagcttggcagtgcGTGCTTCATGGCTGGGTGAGATTGGGCAGCTGGAGAACTCACTAGCGGCGCCGTAGACGGGCGGAATTGATTGGAGATGACCTCTCGCTGTCTAACGAGCTGTCGCTGCTCCGACGGCGGCAGCAGAGGGAAAGAGGTACGGGTCCGAGCTTTGGCCGTCCTCACCTTGGCAGCTAGCGGTCGGCCGAACTCGCGACCGTGCCTCCGCACTCGCTACGTGACACATGACCAGACCACATGCGCGCGCGAGGAGGCAAGTGGGGGCGCGGCCTGCGTGGCCGCATcgccattaaggcgaggcgacggCGCGAACGCACCCGGGACAGCCCACGTGCCCACGGTGGCAGAGCGAGCGGCAGTAGCGTAGCATGGCGTCGCGGTGGCGTCGGTAGCGGCAACGTGAGGCAGGATAGCAGTGCGTGTACACGACGACGAGGTGATGGCGCCGACAGTGGCTTCATCGTGGCGCGGGGCGGggcaggcggcagcagcagctccgtgCGGCGGGGCCAGTGGTGGCCGGGCCACagccaggccagaggcagccacgGCCAGCCACGCGCGACCAGCGCGGTgacgccgagcgcccgagcttGGTGACCGCGTTCACCCGGCGAGCCAGCCCACGAACATGTCGTGCACGTATTTTAAAGTGCTTTAGGAACCAAaccaccttcaccatgctcaagagggcTCATCAGGCTACCAACTCGAGCTAAAACACAACACCACTTCCTAACTCGATTTtacaaaataaattcccaaacatggcattgtcttgttgtctataaacttgaaaatactctgagctgaactttgatccCAAGTTTCATTTTTAGtatattagaaatgttagctagcaaggttatttttctacagcaagtgtttcattgtcatctacaaagttcatattcaaAACTTTATTTAAATGCTACATATATGTTTATAGtgttttttgttcaataaaaattagtttaaaaccctacttgatacatatgagttatgtaatagcttctcatttaacatttttattgatcatcttaagttacaaaaatattatctacacattttatcacatgcattattacataaacataatactcatgacatgatttaataatttatttaggacgtaacaccgaggtgttacaaaacCTTCCCATATGGGCTTGCGACGTCGGCGCCTTTGACGTCGTGTCCATCTTGAAGGCGTCGCGAGGCATTCCAGCTCCGCTCGCTGCTCCGTTCCTGCTGTATGGTCGTGGTCGAGCTTCAGGTGGTTTCACCGGTGGTGTTCGGCATCGACGCTTTCTTTCTTTGCCTgagttagtttttttttcttttgctagtTGTTAGTTGTGTAGTTGCTAGTTGGCTTCGGGTTTTTTTCGACCAAGTTAAGGTGCTAGTTGGGTCGTCTTGATTAAGTTGGCTCGGTGGAGCTCATCGGAGCATCCAAGAGTGTGTTGTTGTTAGTAGTCTAGTTGGAGTACCAAAGTTGTTTGAGATGAGTGGTGCACTCTCCTTAGTTGTGTGGTTTTTGGGTCCGGTTTTCACTAAAAAAAACTGGGCcactattttatttttttttcatagtCTAATAAAAATAGCGGCAAAGCTTTTGTCCTCCTTTCTTAAAAAAAACATTACCTTAGTAACTCAGAAACAAGCTAAAGTACAAAAAGCAGCCCAACTACGTTTGATACACCAAGAAACCATAAGAAGAGAAGAATTTGGTATGGATAGAAGCGAACTAGCCAAGTACAAGGTATGAGTAGACCATGTACTACTACTATTGAAGTTATAAAGACTGAAAAACTAACAAGCTAGCAGATTCATTCATACATACTTTACGATCGTTCGCTTGATCAGCATGCCCATTCTGTGCATAGTATGCCAAAATCAGGTTTCCAAGGAAGGCTCCAATGTCATAACCCATTGGCCCATAGAACCCAAACTCTGAATCAATGATTTGAGTTGAACCTGTGGTCACCATATAGAAGCAGTGTGGAGATCTCCATGGATCAGAGCCTGAGCTCTCTCGATAAACCTGCAGTTGGAAATCGAATAAGTCGCATTTCCCATGATAGGTGGCAATTATTTCTACTCAGTTAGGTAATTATTACATCGATTTCAATTCAGCCGCTTCCAACCTGAGCTCATCATCCTCTCGAACTGCCTCAGCATCTTTGTCAAGATAAGGCGAGGTGCACCGATTAAATTTGGAGACGCGGTATGGATCCGAGAACACAACTTGCTCCGTGAGCCTACACATCTCCACGCCAAAAGTTCAGCGGCTGATTTGTCCGCCGCATGTTAGGCAGATTACGGCATCAAAAATCAGCTGAGTGTTTGTGGCAAGAGGTGTGGCATGCCGCAAGTCCGGCCATGCACCAAACGCCCGCGAAACTTCGGCATGAAAACTGTGGCGCATTGTGGCAAACTGCGGACGCGGTCCAAACGCGCCCTTAGCAACTGCAACCACAGCACAACCCATTGCATATCCGTCAAGTTAGTGCACGTGGAAACATGGAAACCAATTCAGAAAACGTACTTTGATcttttaaaataaattaatttgaTATATCCATAGTGCATACTAATATATACTCACATgcaaaagttgagatgcaaactcaaactaGAAAAATTCATACGAAAATAATAAATTTCAAAGACAAATTCTAGTGCACATGCATTTAAAATTTGTTATTTTCGTACGAATTTTTTAAAAGCGAGTTTGCACCTCAGCTTTTGCACGTGAGTACATATTTCTATGCACTATGGATGTGCtaaatttcagattttttttgAACAACCGAAATAAGGTTTTTGAATTGGATTTCATATTTTTCACCTAATAGGTGGTTTGCACTAAATATTTTCTCCATTTAGAGGCAAGGCCACGCGCCAACAAGTAGGAGCCAACTCAACGCGCGATTCAACAGCAATGAAGAGGGGCAAGGGGCTCACCTCCTTTCTTATGATCCGTGCTGTTGTTATAGAGGAGGGAGGTGAAGAAGAGCGTCTTGGCCATGTAATCGGACATGTGGTCAGCGAGCAGCGGGTACTCGACGCCGGCGATGAGGCCCTTGCGGAGGACGATGTGCAGGGGCTCGATGTAGCGCATCCCCAGCAGCGACATGGCCCGGTCGAAGTGGTACACCTCGGGGGTGTGCTCCGGGCACAGGCGGCCGTGCTCACGCAGCGTGGAGGCCTCGAAGTAAGCGCGCTCCCGCGTCATCGGCCACGAGTCCCCCACGTAGCGCACGTACGGGAGCGCCTGCGTGTTCCAGGTTCGCCCGCGCCGTCAGGTGAGGGGTGATAAGGACGAGGAGCGGGTGTGCTGGGAGTGAGGGGCGGACACTCGGACCTGTTTGACGACGATCGCGCCAGCTTCGGACTGCACGATGTAGACGAAGTTGAGGTTGCCGTCGCCGACCTCCTTGATCTCGATGGAGTCCAGGCTGCCGCCGCCGAGGCGGGAGGCGAGCGCCGGCGTGGCCTTGATGTAGGCGACCAAGGACGCCTCGTCCAGCGGGCGGAAGCCCTGCCGCCTCCGCGGTCATGGCTGAGTCTGACTGCCACTCGGGCGGTGAGGGCGCCGGCGAGAGGAGTGGACAGAGAGGGGCCGTGGGGAATCTGCCAAGTGCGAACTGCGGTGAGCTGTGTGGTGGTGGGGTTTTATGAGGAGAGGAGAGCATTCGGATAGTCGAACTGAATGTGACATCATAGACTTTTGGGAGTGAGACAGAAACAAACCAAATGCAAATGGGCAACTTTTATTTGTCGTGAAGTGAATTTCTacttaatctatatctatatatctatatctatatacctaTAGCTATATAATATTAAAGGTTCGTTTAGAAGTTGGAACATAGGATTGAAAAACCTAGAAATCAGAAAAACACAAGAATGGGACAGTGCTGCATGTGtaaaatatataataaaaatgCAGAAATTCTATAGGAAAAGTCGTTTGGATGAGCCTTAGGAAAAACACAAGGACGAGCTACGCTTCTCAGGGCCGAAGCTCCTCGCTCCTCTTGTGCGATACATGTTGCAGGTGTATTTATGTGATGTTGCAACATATGATAGCTGATGTTTTGCTATTCGATTTTCCAGTGATTCACTCGTGTTGTAGTAGATCTAACTAGATATTCACTCGTGTTGATGTTGCATCGCATCGCATAATAAGCGGATTTTGATATGTTCTCATCGAGATGGAGATGGGTATCTTTTTAGATGTTGCAACAACTATAACTAGATGCGCCAATAATGCGTTCATTTTTTTGCAATGACTTTTTTCTCTGGATGTCGTTGTTTTGTGTTGAtcaagatggagatggagatcaaaaagtgtttttcattgtttcagtagcATGTTTTCGATGGTGCACCAAACGATTTAGTTTGTTTCAATCACCTCCATCTCTACTTTGTTGACACAGGGTTTCTTCTTCTCTTAGTGTTTCATAAGATGATTTCAGTTGTTGCAACAAGTGTGTTTTCATGTTGTAACTGTTGGCGTATTTCCGTTGGACTTTTGGACTCTTGACTGCAAGAACTGGATACCATTGCATTCGACTTGGTTAGCTCAATGCAGTATTCAGAAATATCTACATGGACTCTTATCTAataagaaaggaaagaaaaaaaatctacATGGACTATAATCAGAAAAAAGCAACATGTGTTATTGGTATCTTACTATCTTAGTATGAAGGACATGTTTGGAGGGACTCCTTCCGGCTGGCTCTGATACTGCTGTAGTGAAGCCGGTCGGAGCCCCAAACCTACTGTTCTTCCCGTGCTACAGTGAGGTATAATACCAAACAGTGCGCTACAGTTCACTGGTGTCCAAAGAAGAGCATTAACACGATTGAATTGACATTTTCAGACGTGAATTTAGAGATGTACATCTTCCTAGACGGCATGGACGGCAACAGATCTTATTTACAAAGATCAAGATTATGAAGACAATAACAAGGCAGTACTTGCCAAGAACCATCAGAACAAAATTTATTGGTAAAATACAAGCATCTAAATGTACTGAGACCTCGTACATTTCATTATTCAGAACCAAGGGGCCAGTGGCGGAATAAGATCTTATACTAGTAGTGTACAGTCCAAACTATGAGACCACAAATGGCCACCTTTTCATCATATAATCCCAATACAGAAAACACAAACAACCGGTGCTTGAAAACAGACGATTCATCGATCTCGGGTATGCATGGATTAATTGACGAAAGTATGTCTCCTTAAGCGCAAAAATAGACTGTGTCTTCTCAGTCCTGGTCAAACGATTGAATATGCTCAATGACTTGCTCGATGGTCTCAAATTGGCGTCTTCCCTTGAGGATCGCCTTTGCACAATTGAGGGCAGCGCGCTCGCAGTCTGCTCTCTTGCTGGCATCCTTAATTGACTCGAGATCCTCGACGTGAGCGATTCCAACTATTCGCCTACATAAGGAAGAACCAAATTTTGGAAACAATATTCAGTTGGGaatgcaaaacaaaaaaaaaatacatgtATGCGTAGTGTTTGAAGTTGGTGTTAAAATGTGACTTATAGTCCTTGTGAGAAGGCATTTTCATTTGGAAAAGTAACGAGCAAACATTTTGAAAATTCTATATACTTTTTTCACTGCACAGGATGCCTAAACAGCCTCAAACATAACCGTTTTTTTTTACTTCACTCGCTTTCATTAAAGCTGACTTCAGAAAGTTGGTTTTATGACGCACAGTTGcaccaaacaaaaaaaatatactACATCAAAACTAAAATCCAAAATCTTTTTATTATTTGGCTTGAGTATGGTTTTGTCGTTTCAGTCAAAAAGCCAGTTATTATATCTCACATAGGATTTCACAAGTTAGTCTGTTAGTAAGAGAAAGTGACTTCATTTAGAAATATTCTCTTTAAGAAAAAAATTATTCACAAATCTAATCTGCAGTTACCTGATCATTTTGGCTGAACCAAACCCAAGGCTATCATGGAATAGGTTTGTCATGTACTTCTTCTGAGCAACGCTCAAAAGCTTTGAGTTGTTGTATATATCAGGCAGGTACGCCTCCCCATTCCCTTCTTTGTGTTTATTCCATAGTTCAATGAACTTTTTCTGGAACAAATTCCACGACTCTTCAATTGTCTTCAAGATCCATTTCTTGTAAGCCTGCAAAAGATACGCAGCACTCAGTTCATGCCCAGAACATCATAAAACATAAGTTTTGAATGCTGCATGTTGAACATGCATCATGCTCTATGACAAACTGACAATTCTGCCACAGCCATTAAGTAATGCTACTACTGAAGATGCCATGAATCATTAAGTTAATCAATGCAAGGCACATTTTGGGCTGGTATACTTTTGTCTGCCAAGTACACTTTGGGCTGGTACAGTGGTACATGACAACTTTGATTATCCCCAGGTATCAGAAAAATCACTATTTCTCATGTAAGACATTAGCATCATACTCCAAACATCTATCCATCATAAAAGTAGACCCAAAGTATACTCTAAAGACATTTGGCTGGCATTACCTTAATAACTCAGAAACAAGCTAAACTACACAAATCAACCCAACTACGTTTGAcaccgttcgcttcgctgaaaaaataagctgaaacactgttccgactgatttgttgtgagaggaaaacactgttccggctgaaaaaacaagctgaataatacggattataagagaagcgaacagggcctacgtACATGTATAAAAAAGGAGAATTTGGTATGGGCAAAAGCCAAGTACATGTATAAGTAGACCATGTATTAATACCACTATTGGACTTATAAAGGGTGCAAAATTAACAAGCTAAAAGATTCATTCATACATACTTTACGATCGTTTGCTTGATCAGCATGTCCGTTCTGTGCATAGTATGCCAAAATCAGGTTTCCAAGGAAGGCTCCAATGTCAAAACCCATTGGTCCATAAAACCCAAATTCTGGATCAATGACTTGAGTTGAACCTGTGGTCACCATGATAGAACCAGTGTGGAGATCTCCATGAATCAGAGCCTGAGCTCTCTCGATAAACCTGCAGTCGGAATCAAATAAGTCGCATTTCCCATGTACAGAAACAAACCGTAGGTAGCAATTATTTCTATTCATATTCAGTGAGGTAATTACATCGATTTCAATTCAGCTACTTCCAACTTGAGCTCATCGTCCTGTCGAACTGCCTCAGAATCTTCGTCAAGATAAGGCGAGGTCCACCGATTATATTGAGAGACACGGTATGGGTCCGAGAACACAACTTGTTCCGTGAGCCTACACATCTCCACATTCTCAGAGTACTTAGCAACTGCAATCACAGCACAACCCATTGCAAGTACCGTCAGGTTATTAGTACACATCTCCCCTTTACAGGCATGGCCACGTGCCAATCATCGGGAGCCAAGTCAACGCGCGATTGAACAGCAGTGAAGCAGCTCACCTCCGTTCTTATGGTGCGTGGTGTTGTTATAGAGGAGGGAGGTGAAGAAGAGCGTCTTGGCCATGTAATCGGACACATGGTCGGCGAGCAGCGGGTACTCGACGCCGGCGATGAGGCCCTTGCGGAGGATGATGTGCGGGGGCTCGATGTAGCGCATCCCCATCAGTGACATGGCCCGGTCGAAGTGGTACACCTCGGGGGTGTGCTCCGGGCACAGGCGGCCGTGCTCCCGCAGCGTGGAGGCCTCGAAGTAGGCGCGCTCCCGCGTCATCGGCCACGAGTCCCCCACGCAGCGCACGTACGGGAGCGCCTGCGTGTTCCGTTACCGCCCGCGCGCGGCGCCGTCAGGGTGAGGATTAATAAGGACGAGGAGGGAGTGTGCTGTGGGGGTGAGGGTCGGACCTGCTTGacgacgatggcgccggcttcggACTGCACGATGTAGACGAAGTTGAGGTTGCCGTCGCCGACCTCCTTGATCTCGATGGAGTCCAGGCTGCCGCCGCCGAGGCGGGAGGCGAGCGCCGGCGTGGCCTTGATGTAGGCGACCAGGGACGCCTGGTCCAGCGGGTGGAAGCCCTGATCCGCCTCCGCGGCCATGGCTGAGGCTGACTGCTACTCGAGCGACGCGGGCGCCGGCGAGAGAGGAGTGGACACAGAGGGGCCGTGGGGAATCTGCGGTGTGGTGGTGTGGGGTTTTATGTGAGAAGTTTTGTTCCGTTCTCTGAACCTGGACTTGCTTTGGATAAGCACTGGACAGGCCGGATTCTTGCCTTCTGCATTCGAACAGTCGAACTGAATATGATGTGACATCGCTGTCTCGCAGACTTGTGTTTTGTGTGTGTgtttaattgcacagtttaggaTTAATATGTctgacgaatcttttaaacttaattagtccataatttgacaataaagtactacggtaacacatatgctaataacggattaattaggcttaataaattcgtctcgtggtttagtgatggattttgtaattta from Miscanthus floridulus cultivar M001 chromosome 11, ASM1932011v1, whole genome shotgun sequence includes these protein-coding regions:
- the LOC136494051 gene encoding methylthioribose kinase 1-like, translated to MAAEADQGFHPLDQASLVAYIKATPALASRLGGGSLDSIEIKEVGDGNLNFVYIVQSEAGAIVVKQALPYVRCVGDSWPMTRERAYFEASTLREHGRLCPEHTPEVYHFDRAMSLMGMRYIEPPHIILRKGLIAGVEYPLLADHVSDYMAKTLFFTSLLYNNTTHHKNGVAKYSENVEMCRLTEQVVFSDPYRVSQYNRWTSPYLDEDSEAVRQDDELKLEVAELKSMFIERAQALIHGDLHTGSIMVTTGSTQVIDPEFGFYGPMGFDIGAFLGNLILAYYAQNGHADQANDRKAYKKWILKTIEESWNLFQKKFIELWNKHKEGNGEAYLPDIYNNSKLLSVAQKKYMTNLFHDSLGFGSAKMIRRIVGIAHVEDLESIKDASKRADCERAALNCAKAILKGRRQFETIEQVIEHIQSFDQD